Within Streptomyces roseirectus, the genomic segment CGCCGGACCGGATGCCGGACGTCGTGCTCTTCGCGCGCGATCTGCTGCCCTCGACGTACGGGCTCGAAGCGCTGGCCCGCACGTTCGCGGAACGGCCGGACTGGGCTCATGTGCTGGGGGATCTGGCCGTGTGCGCGGGCGTGGGGGTGGTGTCGCTGGGGGTGGCGACGTGGGCGTATCGACGGGCCGCGGTTCGGTAGGGCCGGGGGCTGCGGGGGTCGGGGTCCGGTGGGCTCCGAAGGGTGTGAGGGGCGCTTAGGGCGTCCGGTGGCGCGTTCCTCAGGTGGGCCTGGCACGATGGCAGGGTGACCGCTCCGCTGACTCCGCCTACGCCGCCGCACGAACCGTCCTCGCCGGGGGGCTGGCCTCCGCCGCCTCCCGAGGGGTACGGGCAGGTCGTGGAGGCGCCCCAGGAAGGGGCCGGGGCCCGGGGCGAGTTGGTCGCGGATCTGCGGGACGGGGGGATCGTCGCCGTCGCGGTGACCGTGCTCGGGGTCGTGCTGGGGCTGCTGTGGCTGTGGCTGGCTCCCCGGGTGCCGCTCGTGGGGGACCAGTCCGACGGGAGCTGGGTCGTCTACCTCAAGGACTCCGAGGGGGAGCAGGCGATCGGGGTCGACGGAACGTTCACTCTGCTGGCGCTCGCGTGTGGTGCGCTGAGCGCGGTGGGCGTGTTCCTGTGGCGCCGGCGCGGCGGGGTGCCGCTCGTCGTGGGGCTCACGCTGGGGGGTGTGCTGGCGTCCGTCGTGGCCTGGAAGCTCGGCGTCTGGCTCGGGCCCTCCTCCGACGTCATCGCCCACGCCAAGAGTGCGGGCAAGGGGGTGACGTTCTCGGCGCCGCTGAAGCTGAACGCCAAGTCCGCGCTGGTGGCGTGGTCCGTGGCGGGGTTGCTGGTGCATCTGGGGTTGACGGCGCTGTTCGGTCCCCGGGATCCGGAGCCGGAGTATGAGCCGTATGTGATGCCGCCGGCGTAGGGGGCCGGGCGGGTGGGGTGTGCGGGGTGAGGGGGCGCGCGGGGGCGTGAGGTTGGGGTGAGGAGGCGCGGGGCGCGATGTTGGGCGCGCGGGCCCGCGTAGGGGGCTTGTGGAACCCGGGGGCGTGCGTGCGGGGGTGTGTGGGCGTGCCGCGCGCGGGCGTCCATGCCGGGGTGTGTTGTGGGTGGGCGTCTGTGTGTCGTCGGCGGGCCTTCGCGTCGTGCGCCTGTGTCGCGTGGGGCGCTTGGCGCCGGGTGGGCCCTCATGCCGCGCGGGCGCCCGCGCCGGGCGTCGCGTCGCCTGGGCGCGTACGCCGGGTGCGGGCCGGGCTTGGGCGCTCCGCGCCGCTGGGTGCTGTACCGCGCGGGCACCCACGCCGGGGTGTGTTGTGGGTGGGCGCCCGTGTGTCGCTGGCGGGCCCTCGCGTCGTGCGCCTGTGTCGCGTGGGGCGCTTGACGCCGGGGCCCTCATGCCGCGTGGACCCCTGCGCCGGGTGCCGCGTCGCTTGGGCGCGTACGCCGGGTGCGGGCCGGGCTTGGGCGCTCGCGCCGCTGGGTGCTGTAGCGCGCGGGCGCCCGGTTCGCGGCGTCGCGCAGTTCCCTATGCCGGGCGCCTTCCGTGGTTGGCGCGGCGTTTCTTGATTCGCCATTTCCGCTTGCGTGTGCGTTTCGACATGCCTTCTCTGCTTAGCGGAGGGAGGGCGGTACGTCGAGGGGTCAGGGGCGGCCGATCGGGGCGGTGACGGCGTCGGTGAGGGTCGTGAGGTCGGTGGGGGAGAGTTCGACCTCCAGGCCGCGCCGGCCGGCGGAGACGCAGATGGTGGGGTGCGCGTTCGCGGAGGAGTCGAGGACGGTGGGGAGGCGTTTGCGCTGGCCGAGGGGGGAGATGCCGCCGCGGACGTACCCGGTGGTGCGTTCCGCGAGCGCCGGGTCGGCCATGGCCGCCTTCTTGCCGCCGACGGCGTTCGCGAGGGCCTTGAGGTCGAGCGTCCCGGCGACGGGGACGACGGCGACCGTCAGCGCGCCGTCGACGTCCGCGACGAGCGTCTTGAACACCCGCTCCGGGGACACGCCCATCGCCTCGGCGGCCTCCTCGCCGTAGGAGGGGTGGGCGGGGTCGTGGTCGTAGGCGTGGACGGTGTAGGAGACCCCGGCCGCCGTGAGGGCGACGGTCGCCGGTGTTCCCCCGGACTGCTTCTTCGGCTTCTTCGCCACGTGGGCCCTCAGTTCAGGCTGGTCGGACCCCGCGTCAGGTCCGACGCGGGCAGGGACGGCAGGGTACGGAGGATGGCCGTCTCGGCGCGCAGGATTTTCAGCTCGTCCCGCAGCCGGGACGCGAAGTCCGGCGCCTGGAGGAGCCGTTGCTTGGTCGGCGTGTCGAGCATCATCGTCGCGGCGACGAGGTACGACACGACGCCGGGCTCGTCGGGCAGGTCGCCCGAGAGGACGGACAGCTCACGCGCGCCGGCGAGCCGCTTCTGGTACTGCCGGAAGGCCCGCAGGACGACCTCGGCGAGCCCTTCGGCCTCCTCGCCCCGCTCCTCGGGCAGCTCCTCCAGCTCGGCGGTGAGGAACGGCCCGGAGGAGTCGACGGACAGCAGCCGGACCCGTGTCGTCCCGGTCGCCAGGACCTCGAACGTGCCGTCGGCCCGCTCCCGGACGGTCGCCGCGTCGGCGACGCACCCCACCGCGTGGAACGCCTTGAGCGGGTCGGGGCCGAAACCGGCCAGCGGCCCTCGTTCGGGCCGCGCGGTGGGATCGGGCATGCCCTGCGCGGCGGGCGCGACCTCGTGGCCGTCGCGGATGGCCACGACGGCGAACCGGCGCGGCTCGTCCTCGGGGGTCTTGAGCAGCGCGCGCATCATCGCGCGGTAGCGCTCCTCGAAGACGTTCAGCGGCAGTACGAGCCCCGGGAACAGCACCGAGTTCAGGGGGAAGAGCGGGAGACGGACGGTGGTCACGGTGCGGAAGCCTAATGGCCCGCGAGGGTGGGAGGTCCGTCATGACCGCTCCACGGACGCGCGGGGCGGCCCCGCAGGAGGTCGTCGCGCACCGCGAGGAAGTGGCCGAGGGGGTCCTCGGAGAAGCGGTTCCAGGGGAACGAGGTGACGTACGGGCCGAGCATCCGCAGCTGCACGAGCGCGTCCTCGCGGCGGTCGAGGCGGGACAGGACGTAGACGAGGCCGTTGCGGACCTCGGCCGCGCGCGAGTCGTCGCGGCCGAGCCGGGCCGACAGGACGATCGCCCGGTCGGCCGCCGCGTCCAGGCGGGCGCGCGGCACCTCGGGCCCGCAGCCGTCCGTCAGGTAGACCAGGGCGGCGATCGCGGGCAGGGTCTGGACGAGGGAGTCGGCGGGGGCGTCCTGCGCGGCGCGGTCGGCGAAGTCGAAGCACTCGGGGTGCGAGCCGTGCCAGGAGACCGCCAGGTAGCGCAGGGCGGCGACATGGCAGCCGAAGTGGTGGGGGGAGCGGCGGACGGCCGCCTCCCACAGTTCGCCGAAGTACTTGTGGCCGGCGCCCGCCCCGCGCGCGTGGTCGAGGGCGATGCGCCAGGGCACCGGATCGCGGTCCCACGCCTGGGCCGCCGCCGTGATCAGCGGGCTCACCTCGCGCAGGAGTTCCGCCCGCGCGGGCGAGCGCCAGGCGCGGGCGACCGCGAGCTGGGCGGCGACCAGCAGGACGTCGGGGTCGCGCGGGGCCGCCGCCCGCCACTGGTCGAACCACTCGGGGCGGGCGTCGGCGAACGCGGCGAGGCTCTTGACGTAGCGGTCGCGGGCCTCCCAGTCGCGCCGTACGCGGGTGCGCGCGAGCAGGCCGGCCGCCGGTCTGTGCTCGCCGCCGCCGGCCGCGACCAGGGCGGGGCCGAGGAGGTCGTCGGGGACGTCGAGCAGCATCTCGTCGTCGGCCGGCAGGCCGGTCGCGGCGAGGGGCGCCGCGCGCTTCGGGGCGCGGGCCGGGCGGATGAACGTGGGCAGCAGAGCCATGGTGCCGACCATTGAAAAACGCTGGTCCGTGACGCGCCAGAGGTAAAGCGCAACCCATGGAAAGTTGTACGCCCTGAAGTCAAGGGAGGGTAAAAGGTTACCGTTCAGTCGGCACGGGACGGGCACGGAGTGCGGTTTCCGTGGCTGCGGGGCCGCCCGGAGTGCGGATTTCGTGGAGGTCTCGCCGCGCGTGTTTCAGTCCCTCCGCAGCAGTCTGGTCGCGCCCGCCGCGACCGTCGTCGCGAGGACCCAGCCGAGCAGGACCATCGCGGCGGTCGCCCACTGCCAGGCCCCCGGCAGCCGCCACTGGCCGGCCTGGCCGAGGTCGATCACCGGCAGCAGGAGGTCCAGGGCGAACAGGGCCGGGTCCCATGGCGGGGCCCCGCCGCTCGTGGGCCGGTGCGGCGCGAACCCGAAGGCGACCGAGCCCGCCGCCCACAGCACCGCCATCCACACCGCGGCCCGCCCCGGCCGGTACCCGTAGGCGACCGTCCAGTCCTGCGCGAACCCCCACAGCTTCGCCCCCGGCGGCAGCGTCTCCCGGCGGCGGCGCTGCTTGGCGAGCAGCACCTCCCGCGCGTCCTCGTCCTCGCCGCCCGCGCGCAGGACCGCCGCCAGCCGCTCGTAGGGCTCCGGCGCGTACTCCGCGGTCGCCGCCGCGACCCACTCCAGGCGGGCGGCCAGCGGGAACGGGCCGACCGGCACCAGGTTGTCGTAGCTGAACCCGGCCATGTGCAGGCGGCCGGGGCCCGGCCAGGCGCTCGCGCGGTCGATCAGGTTGATCACCCGGGCGCCCGACAGGACGACCTTCCCGCGCGCGGGACGCTCCCCGAGGAACCTCAGCTCCGAGGCGTGGACCCGGCGCAGGGACACCTCCTGGTCGTCCGTGAGGGTGAACCGCGCGGACTGGAGGTCGACGGCGTCCCCGAACCGTCCGTCGTCCAGCCGCAGGCCGCCGTGGCAGTCGAACCGCCGCACCCGTACGCCCTGCGCGGGCGTCAGTCCCGTCACCGGACGGCCGCCGGCCGCCGCCGGGGTCAGGTACAGCGTGCGCTCCACGGTCAGTTGCGGGGCGTTCAGCGCGAACCGGCCCGGGGAGCCGGCCAGGCGCGCCCCGCGCAGGCTCAGCGAGACCCCGACCTTCGCGCCGCGCAGGCTCAGCTCGCCGTGCGACTCCAGCAGTTCGGCCTGCACGTCCTGGCCCACGGTCATGCCGTCGGCGACGATCGAGCGCCCGCTGCGGTCGCGGTGCACGACGGCCTCGTTGAGCAGCAGGTCGGTGCCTATGTGGGCGTCGGTCAGCCGGATGCCCTCGGGGAAGCGGCTGCGCGGCAGATGCAGGTCCCCCTCGGTGTGTACGCGCGCCGCCTCCAGGCGCGGCACCGCGCAGTCGACCAGCCGCAGCGTCGTGAACCGCGCCTCCGGCAGCAGCACCTCCTGGTCGAACCGGCAGCGCCGCAGCTCCACGTACGGCACGACCCGGCCGCCCGAGAGGTCCAGGGCGCCGCTCACCCGGACCCCGACCAGCTTCAGCGACGAGACCCGGCCGGTGAGCGCCGGCGGGCCGTCCAGCAGGAGCCAGGCCATCACCCTCGCCCGGACCGTGCGCCCCTCGCCCCACGGGTGGCCGCCGTGCGGGTCGTCCACCTCCGGGTTGCCGCAGCTCAGGTCGTACACCCCGCCGTCCCTGAACGCCTGCCACAGCCCCGCCTCGAC encodes:
- a CDS encoding DUF2567 domain-containing protein yields the protein MTAPLTPPTPPHEPSSPGGWPPPPPEGYGQVVEAPQEGAGARGELVADLRDGGIVAVAVTVLGVVLGLLWLWLAPRVPLVGDQSDGSWVVYLKDSEGEQAIGVDGTFTLLALACGALSAVGVFLWRRRGGVPLVVGLTLGGVLASVVAWKLGVWLGPSSDVIAHAKSAGKGVTFSAPLKLNAKSALVAWSVAGLLVHLGLTALFGPRDPEPEYEPYVMPPA
- the ybaK gene encoding Cys-tRNA(Pro) deacylase, encoding MAKKPKKQSGGTPATVALTAAGVSYTVHAYDHDPAHPSYGEEAAEAMGVSPERVFKTLVADVDGALTVAVVPVAGTLDLKALANAVGGKKAAMADPALAERTTGYVRGGISPLGQRKRLPTVLDSSANAHPTICVSAGRRGLEVELSPTDLTTLTDAVTAPIGRP
- a CDS encoding LON peptidase substrate-binding domain-containing protein, whose translation is MTTVRLPLFPLNSVLFPGLVLPLNVFEERYRAMMRALLKTPEDEPRRFAVVAIRDGHEVAPAAQGMPDPTARPERGPLAGFGPDPLKAFHAVGCVADAATVRERADGTFEVLATGTTRVRLLSVDSSGPFLTAELEELPEERGEEAEGLAEVVLRAFRQYQKRLAGARELSVLSGDLPDEPGVVSYLVAATMMLDTPTKQRLLQAPDFASRLRDELKILRAETAILRTLPSLPASDLTRGPTSLN
- a CDS encoding oxidoreductase encodes the protein MCEKGGKAVIEGAERHVRDLPGDLTAVEAGLWQAFRDGGVYDLSCGNPEVDDPHGGHPWGEGRTVRARVMAWLLLDGPPALTGRVSSLKLVGVRVSGALDLSGGRVVPYVELRRCRFDQEVLLPEARFTTLRLVDCAVPRLEAARVHTEGDLHLPRSRFPEGIRLTDAHIGTDLLLNEAVVHRDRSGRSIVADGMTVGQDVQAELLESHGELSLRGAKVGVSLSLRGARLAGSPGRFALNAPQLTVERTLYLTPAAAGGRPVTGLTPAQGVRVRRFDCHGGLRLDDGRFGDAVDLQSARFTLTDDQEVSLRRVHASELRFLGERPARGKVVLSGARVINLIDRASAWPGPGRLHMAGFSYDNLVPVGPFPLAARLEWVAAATAEYAPEPYERLAAVLRAGGEDEDAREVLLAKQRRRRETLPPGAKLWGFAQDWTVAYGYRPGRAAVWMAVLWAAGSVAFGFAPHRPTSGGAPPWDPALFALDLLLPVIDLGQAGQWRLPGAWQWATAAMVLLGWVLATTVAAGATRLLRRD